The proteins below come from a single Acidobacteriota bacterium genomic window:
- a CDS encoding pH regulation protein F: protein MMMTLFRSIAGPTVFDRVLAVNSFGTKTVLLIAVYGFLTGRPDFLDLAMVYALMNFIGTIAVMKFTRFGDLAGMEEDEEESL, encoded by the coding sequence ATGATGATGACCCTTTTCCGGTCGATTGCCGGCCCGACCGTTTTCGACCGGGTTCTGGCGGTCAACAGCTTCGGCACCAAAACCGTTCTCCTGATCGCCGTGTACGGATTCCTTACCGGTCGGCCCGATTTCCTCGATCTGGCCATGGTCTATGCCCTGATGAATTTCATTGGAACAATCGCGGTGATGAAGTTCACGCGCTTCGGTGACCTGGCCGGAATGGAGGAAGACGAGGAGGAGAGCCTGTGA